Within the Burkholderia ubonensis genome, the region CGCGGGCGCCGCCAGTTGCGGATGCAGCCGCAGCACCGCGCGCGTGATCACGCCGAGCGTGCCTTCGCTGCCGATGAACAGCTGCTTCAGGTCGTAGCCGGCGTTGTTCTTCAGCATCCGGTTCATCGACGACACGACGGTGCCGTCCGCGAGCACCGCCTCGAGCCCGAGCACCTGCTCGCGCATCATCCCGTAGCGGATCGCACGCGTGCCGCCCGCGTTGGTCGCGAGCGCGCCGCCGATCTGGCACGACCCGCGCGCACCGAGGTCGACGCCGAACGTGAAGCCCGCCGCTTCGGCCGCCTCCTGCACGGTCTGCAGCGGCGTGCCGGCGCGCACCGTGATCGTGCCGGCGGCGGCGTCGAGCGACTCGACGCCCGCGAACCGCTCCATCGACAGCACCACCTCGCCGCCGAGCGCCACCGCGCCGCGCGCCAGCCCGGTCAGCCCGCCCTGCGGCACGACCGGCTGCCCGAGCCGCGCGCACAACGCGAGCGCGCGCGACACGTCGTCAACGCTGCGCGCTCGCACCAGCGCGCGCGGCCGCACGCCGGGCGGCTCGTTGTACGCGGTGAAAAAGCGCGGCTCGATGTCGGCCGAGCGCGTGACGAGGCCATCATCCAGCGCATCGCCCAGCGCGGCGGCGAGCGCCGCGGCGAGCGCGTCGTCCGCCTGCGGCGGCACGCCAGGGCCGTCCGGCACGCCGGCCGCGGGCAGGCTCTGCATCGTCCGCACCGCTTACTTGGCGGAGATGTCGATGTCGCCGAAGTACTTCCGGCCCAGCGTCTTGACCGTGCCGTCGGCCTTCAGCTTGTCGATCGCGGCGTTCAGCTTCGCCTTCAGCGCGTCGTCGCCCTTGCGCAGGCCGAACGCGATGCCGTTGCCGAGAATCCGGTCGTCGCGCACCGGCTGCCCGGCGAACGAGAAGTCCTTGCCGTCCGGGCGCGACAGGAAGCCGCGCTGGCCGGACGGCGCGAGCACCAGCGTCGCGTCGACGCGGCCCGCCACGAGATCCGCGTACGCCTGGTTCTGGTCCTGGTACGCGACCACCGACACGCCGGCCGGCTCCCAGTGCGCCTTCGCATAGGTTTCCTGGATCGACGCCTGCAGCACGCCGACCCGCTTGCCCTTCAGCGATTCCGGCGTCGGCTGCAAGCCGCTGCCGTTGCGCGCGATCAGCTGCGTCGGCACGCGGTAGATGATCGTCGTGAAGTCGATCGCCTGGCGCCGCTGCTCGGTCGCGTTCATCGCCGAGTTGATCGCGTCGAACTTGCGGCCCTGCAGCGCGGGAATCAGCCCGTCGAACGACGTCTCGACCCATTTGCACGACAGCTTCGCGGTCTGGCAGACCGCATTGCCGACGTCGATGTCGAAGCCCTGCAGGTCGCCGTTCGGCGCCTTCGATTCGAACGGCGGATATTGGGCCTCGAGGCCGAAGCGCAGCGTCTGCTGCCCGTCGGCGCACGCCGCGCCGGAGCCGAACGCGCAGGCGAGCGCGAGCCAGAGTTTCAGGTGTTTCATCAGGTTTTCCTCGTCGACCGGAGTGATGTCATATGCCGCGCAACCGGCGCGCGCCTTCGATCAGCGTCGCGTCGTCCTTCGAAAAGCTGAGCCGGATCACGCCGGCGTCGGTGCCGTCGGTGTAGAACGCCGACAGCGGAATCGTCGCGACGCGCGCATCGCGGATCAGGCGCAGCACGAAATCGCTGTCGTGCTCGTCGGAGAAATGCCGGAACCGCGCGAGCATGAAGAACGAGCCTTCGCTCGGCAGCAGCTCGAAGCGCGACCCGGCCAGCTCGCGCGCGAGCAGGTCGCGCTTGGCCTGGTAGAACGCCGACAGGCCGAGATAGCTGTCGGGCTGCGCGAGCATCTCCGCGAACGCAATCTGCATCGGCGTGTCGGCCGAGAACATCATGAACTGGTGCACCTTGCGGATCTCGTCCATCAGCTCGGCCGGCGCGAGACAGTAGCCGACCCGCCAGCCGGTCACGTGGAACGACTTGCCGAACGACGACACGATCACGCTGCGCTCGGCCAGCTCGCGATGCCGCGCCATGCTCTGGTGCGGCGCGCCGTCGAACACGACGTGCTCGTAGACCTCGTCGGACAGGATCACGATGTCGGTGTCGCGCGTGAGCTGCGCGAGGCGCGCGACGTCCGCTTCGGAGAACACCGTCGCGGTCGGGTTGTGCGGCGTGTTGACGATGATCATCCGCGTGCGCGGCGTGATCGCCGCGGCCACCTCGTCCCAGTCGACGCGGAAGTGCTCGGGCGACAGCTTGATCGCGACCGGCGTCGCGCCCTGCATCCGCACGATCGGCGCATAGCTGTCGAACGAAGGCTCGAAATAGATCACTTCGTCGCCCGGATGCACGAGCGCGCTGATCGTCGCGTACAGCCCCTCGCTCGCGCTCGCGATCACCGTGACCTCGGTGGCCGGGTCGTAGCGGGTGCCATAGAGCGCCTCGGTCTTCTCGGCCAGCCGCTCGCGCAGCGGCGCGACGCCGGCCATCGGGGCGTACTGGTTGTGCCCGTCGCGCATCGCGCGCGCGACGCCTTCGACGAGCGCCGGATCGGGCGCGAAATTCGGCGCGCCCTGCGACAGGTTCAGCGCATCGTGCTGCGCGGCGAGCTGGCCGATCACGGTGAAGATCGTCGTCCCGACGTCCGGCAGCTTCGAACGGGGCGCGGTGGCGCTTCGCATGACTCCTCCTGGTTGTATCGCTGTCGGACGCGGCGGGCGCGTCCGGATCGTTCAACCGATTTAGCCGCAGCCAATATCGCGCGGCAATCGAAAGATAGTCATGGCAGCCATGCATTCAGGTCATGACACACATCGCGCCAGGTTCAATTTTTGGAGGATTGGGGGTTCCCGTCATGCAATGAAGGCATTTCGCGGGCAGGCGTCAACCGCCGGACGCCCCCGGCACGGCGGCCAGGTAGGCCTGCAGCGCCGCGTGCAGTTCGTCGCGCAGCGCGGCGGCGCCTGGCGCGGGCCCGCGCGTCAGCAGCGACTGCGACACCCATCCGTAGCACAGCGAATGCGCGAGCCGCGCGACCTCGCCGAGCCGTTCTGCCGGCGGCGGATCGGCCGCGTGCGCGAGCGCGTCGCGCCACAGTTCGACGTAGCCGTCATAATGACGCCGGTACGCGGCGAGCGGCGACACCTGCCGCTCGAGCGCGAACAGCGCGGTCCATAGCCCGGCGTCCGCAATCACGACGTCGACCTGCAGCGCGACGAACGCGGCGGCAACTTCGGCGCGCGGCCGGCCGCGCAATGCCTGCGCCGCGGCGCGCAACTGGTCGGCCATCGCCTGCACGCGCCGGTGGATGCACAGCGCCGCGAGGCTCTGCTTGTCGGCGAAATACTCGTAGAACGTGCCCACGCTCACGCCCGCCACCGCCGCGATCTCGCGGATCGTCGCCTTCGCATAGCCGCGCTCGAGCAAAAGCTGAACGAACGCCTGCTGCAGCGCATCGGAGCTCGCCTGCGCGCGCGGCTGGCGCGG harbors:
- a CDS encoding ABC transporter substrate-binding protein, whose protein sequence is MKHLKLWLALACAFGSGAACADGQQTLRFGLEAQYPPFESKAPNGDLQGFDIDVGNAVCQTAKLSCKWVETSFDGLIPALQGRKFDAINSAMNATEQRRQAIDFTTIIYRVPTQLIARNGSGLQPTPESLKGKRVGVLQASIQETYAKAHWEPAGVSVVAYQDQNQAYADLVAGRVDATLVLAPSGQRGFLSRPDGKDFSFAGQPVRDDRILGNGIAFGLRKGDDALKAKLNAAIDKLKADGTVKTLGRKYFGDIDISAK
- a CDS encoding FAD-binding oxidoreductase encodes the protein MQSLPAAGVPDGPGVPPQADDALAAALAAALGDALDDGLVTRSADIEPRFFTAYNEPPGVRPRALVRARSVDDVSRALALCARLGQPVVPQGGLTGLARGAVALGGEVVLSMERFAGVESLDAAAGTITVRAGTPLQTVQEAAEAAGFTFGVDLGARGSCQIGGALATNAGGTRAIRYGMMREQVLGLEAVLADGTVVSSMNRMLKNNAGYDLKQLFIGSEGTLGVITRAVLRLHPQLAAPATALCRVAGYDAVVGLWNRVRALPEVVSFEAMWPAFYRYVAEHTPGVVAPFAADDGFAVLIECATSAPGGDARHALETCLADCFDAGLVDDAALATSERQARDMWTLREGLAIDALPNLVNFDVSLPTGELGAFAERCEAALRARWPAAVCLFFGHVGDGNVHIGVSLAAHGAATGDELDRVVYDVVQAMGGSISAEHGIGVLKRPYLGCTRSDAEIGLMRRLKDALDPHHILNPGKVL
- a CDS encoding TetR/AcrR family transcriptional regulator, with amino-acid sequence MPPRHVQVPAPQPRPALRRRPRQPRAQASSDALQQAFVQLLLERGYAKATIREIAAVAGVSVGTFYEYFADKQSLAALCIHRRVQAMADQLRAAAQALRGRPRAEVAAAFVALQVDVVIADAGLWTALFALERQVSPLAAYRRHYDGYVELWRDALAHAADPPPAERLGEVARLAHSLCYGWVSQSLLTRGPAPGAAALRDELHAALQAYLAAVPGASGG
- a CDS encoding pyridoxal phosphate-dependent aminotransferase; translation: MRSATAPRSKLPDVGTTIFTVIGQLAAQHDALNLSQGAPNFAPDPALVEGVARAMRDGHNQYAPMAGVAPLRERLAEKTEALYGTRYDPATEVTVIASASEGLYATISALVHPGDEVIYFEPSFDSYAPIVRMQGATPVAIKLSPEHFRVDWDEVAAAITPRTRMIIVNTPHNPTATVFSEADVARLAQLTRDTDIVILSDEVYEHVVFDGAPHQSMARHRELAERSVIVSSFGKSFHVTGWRVGYCLAPAELMDEIRKVHQFMMFSADTPMQIAFAEMLAQPDSYLGLSAFYQAKRDLLARELAGSRFELLPSEGSFFMLARFRHFSDEHDSDFVLRLIRDARVATIPLSAFYTDGTDAGVIRLSFSKDDATLIEGARRLRGI